One Egicoccus halophilus genomic region harbors:
- a CDS encoding uracil-xanthine permease family protein produces MSAGAPVRPEGLNYGLDETPKPLPKAVGLGIQHVLTMFGATIAVPFIIGGALGFQGAELAVLISSVFIASGVATAVQVAIGSRLPIVQGVSFAFLGPFFAIAATYQGAEGMQVIAGMVIVGALMPLILGYGGLMGVLRRFITPITIGPVIALVGLSLFGAAADNSGQHWPLALTTLGLIFLFALALAPRVRLFSLFPILLAVLAAYLIALVSTALGVFEEGSAAAVSFAAVADAPAFRGFEVGGGGLIFPWGTPIFDFTFIVAILAAYLASSIESFGDYHAISRIAGVGDPDARTINRGIGAEGIGCALTGVFGGFSSTSYSENIGLVGLTRVASRSVVLIGAGVLVVLGLIGPIGAIIATIPIPVVGGVYLALFGLITAVGLSNLRRADMDSQRNLMIVGFLLFGGLAFPAYFGSEAAADFSFFGIGWATTFVASIGSNAIAVAAVLGILLDNLIPGTPEERGIVTNPLGSHRRDGARSRSRR; encoded by the coding sequence ATGAGTGCTGGAGCGCCCGTCCGACCGGAAGGGCTCAATTACGGACTCGACGAGACCCCCAAGCCACTGCCCAAGGCGGTGGGGCTCGGGATCCAACACGTCCTGACCATGTTCGGCGCCACGATCGCGGTGCCGTTCATCATCGGTGGCGCACTCGGCTTCCAGGGAGCCGAGCTCGCCGTGCTGATCAGTTCGGTGTTCATCGCCTCCGGGGTGGCCACCGCGGTCCAGGTCGCCATCGGTAGTCGCCTGCCGATCGTGCAGGGGGTGTCGTTCGCCTTCCTCGGACCGTTCTTCGCCATCGCCGCCACCTACCAGGGTGCCGAGGGCATGCAGGTCATCGCCGGCATGGTCATCGTCGGGGCCCTGATGCCGCTGATCCTCGGCTACGGCGGACTGATGGGGGTGCTGCGTCGCTTCATCACCCCGATCACCATCGGTCCGGTGATCGCGCTCGTCGGCCTGTCGCTGTTCGGCGCCGCCGCCGACAACTCCGGCCAGCACTGGCCGCTGGCACTGACCACGCTGGGCCTGATCTTCCTGTTCGCCCTGGCGCTGGCGCCGCGGGTCCGGCTGTTCTCGCTGTTCCCGATCCTGCTCGCCGTCCTCGCGGCGTACCTGATCGCGCTGGTGTCCACCGCCCTCGGGGTGTTCGAGGAGGGCTCGGCCGCCGCCGTGAGCTTCGCGGCCGTCGCCGACGCGCCGGCGTTCCGTGGCTTCGAGGTCGGTGGCGGCGGGCTGATCTTCCCGTGGGGCACGCCGATCTTCGACTTCACGTTCATCGTCGCCATCCTGGCCGCCTACCTGGCCTCGTCGATCGAGTCCTTCGGCGACTACCACGCGATCTCGCGCATCGCAGGCGTCGGCGACCCCGACGCGCGCACCATCAACCGCGGCATCGGCGCCGAGGGCATCGGCTGCGCGCTCACCGGCGTGTTCGGCGGGTTCTCCTCGACGTCGTACTCGGAGAACATCGGCCTGGTCGGCCTCACCCGGGTCGCGAGCCGCTCGGTGGTGCTCATCGGCGCCGGCGTGCTGGTCGTGCTCGGCCTGATCGGACCGATCGGGGCCATCATCGCCACGATCCCGATCCCCGTGGTCGGTGGCGTGTACCTGGCGTTGTTCGGCCTCATCACCGCGGTGGGGCTGTCGAACCTGCGACGGGCCGACATGGACTCGCAGCGCAACCTGATGATCGTCGGCTTCCTGCTGTTCGGTGGCCTGGCGTTCCCGGCCTACTTCGGCAGCGAGGCGGCCGCGGACTTCAGCTTCTTCGGCATCGGCTGGGCGACCACGTTCGTCGCCTCGATCGGGTCGAACGCGATCGCGGTCGCGGCCGTGCTCGGCATCCTGCTCGACAACCTGATCCCGGGCACCCCCGAGGAACGTGGCATCGTCACCAATCCGCTGGGTTCCCACCGTCGCGACGGCGCGCGTTCGCGCAGTCGCCGCTGA
- a CDS encoding ring-opening amidohydrolase encodes MPFEVRKIEIKSVTDASGLGELIDEGVFAADDVIAVIGKTEGNGGVNDYTRILADQAFRGVLLDKGSRPEDEVKQIPMAWSGGCDGVITPHATVFARLPDERGVDTDDKRLSVGFAMSDVLLPEDIGRPAMVEKVAEGVKRAMAEAGITDVADVHYVQTKTPLLVQETIQDAHRRGETVFTEDTLYSMDISNGTTGLGIAYALGEVDEVPPAEEICRNTDLYSSVASCSSGVELDRAQIVVVGNAAGARSRYRVGHSVMQDALDQDGIFEAIRNAGLELPERPHHTDLGDRLVNVFLKCEADASGELRGRRQLMLDDSDVHHHRQIKGAVGGVTASAVGDSAVFVSVGALHQGPQGGGPVAAIIRVED; translated from the coding sequence ATGCCGTTCGAGGTCCGCAAGATCGAGATCAAGAGCGTGACCGATGCCTCGGGGCTCGGCGAGCTGATCGACGAGGGCGTGTTCGCCGCCGACGACGTCATCGCGGTCATCGGCAAGACCGAGGGCAACGGCGGCGTCAACGACTACACCCGCATCCTCGCCGACCAGGCGTTCCGCGGTGTGCTGCTCGACAAGGGCAGCCGCCCCGAGGACGAGGTCAAGCAGATCCCCATGGCGTGGTCCGGCGGTTGCGACGGCGTCATCACCCCGCACGCCACCGTCTTCGCCCGGCTCCCCGACGAGCGCGGTGTCGACACCGACGACAAGCGACTGTCGGTCGGGTTCGCGATGTCCGACGTGCTGCTGCCCGAGGACATCGGCCGGCCCGCGATGGTCGAGAAGGTCGCCGAGGGCGTCAAGCGGGCCATGGCCGAGGCCGGCATCACCGATGTCGCCGACGTCCACTACGTGCAGACCAAGACCCCGCTGCTGGTGCAGGAGACCATCCAGGACGCGCACCGCCGCGGCGAGACGGTGTTCACCGAGGACACGCTGTACTCGATGGACATCTCCAACGGCACCACCGGCCTGGGGATCGCCTACGCGCTCGGTGAGGTCGACGAGGTCCCGCCCGCCGAGGAGATCTGCCGAAACACCGACCTGTACTCGAGCGTGGCGTCGTGCTCGAGCGGCGTGGAACTCGACCGTGCGCAGATCGTCGTGGTCGGCAACGCGGCCGGCGCGCGCAGCCGCTACCGGGTCGGCCACAGCGTCATGCAGGACGCGCTGGACCAGGACGGCATCTTCGAGGCCATCCGCAACGCCGGGCTCGAGCTCCCGGAGCGCCCGCACCACACCGACCTCGGTGACCGGCTCGTCAACGTCTTCCTCAAGTGCGAGGCCGACGCCAGCGGCGAGCTGCGCGGGCGCCGCCAGCTGATGCTCGACGACTCCGACGTCCACCACCACCGCCAGATCAAGGGTGCCGTCGGTGGGGTCACCGCCAGCGCCGTCGGCGACTCGGCCGTGTTCGTCTCCGTCGGTGCGCTGCACCAGGGCCCGCAGGGTGGGGGACCGGTCGCCGCGATCATCCGCGTCGAGGACTGA
- a CDS encoding PucR family transcriptional regulator, whose translation MTTTDAPIDVPGDGPGNGSGARSPQDPGAPTATGGGARSGATPTALPLEQVLTTPILAGAQVLAGAAGLGRTVTRLNVMEVPDVLAFVKPDEFLLTTGYPLRERPDELPRLVADLDARGLAGLGVKLGRYLDELPAAVLEAADARGFPIVQLPDVAFDDVLNDVLGAMLDRQAQQLARAERVHRAFLQVVLRGEGVDAIAADLAELLDMPAAVVGLDGTVLASARCDELDPPPRERLVVAQDARHVRIDGREQRPCVAVPIVAGPRQHGHVVAVPRDGRRTDDLLALESAATVAALALTQRMELQAVESKYQSDLVHDLLRRVDDPDDVLRRAAGFGWDLDRRLIALVVRLDDRPGVERPAAVRGRPPLASTIRGAVLARDPAAAVVRFSAEVVVLTAAFEAPAEATAEDGRAEARAFVADLVARAGKAAGGTVSAGLSRPVEDVRDVARAYEQASQAVALGREIAGRGAVTHFDDLGAYRLLALVEDREELYAFATEVLGELATETEAALDLRTTLQALLDTGGNVAEAARRLHFHYNTLRYRIEKLESLLGPFMTDARRRLDVQLALLVLRLRDQR comes from the coding sequence ATGACGACGACGGACGCCCCGATCGACGTTCCCGGCGACGGGCCGGGCAACGGCAGCGGCGCCCGCTCGCCGCAGGACCCCGGTGCCCCGACGGCGACGGGCGGTGGCGCGCGTTCGGGGGCGACGCCGACGGCGTTGCCCCTCGAGCAGGTCCTGACCACCCCGATCCTGGCCGGCGCGCAGGTGCTGGCGGGTGCGGCGGGCCTCGGACGCACGGTGACCCGGCTCAACGTCATGGAGGTCCCCGACGTCCTCGCGTTCGTCAAGCCCGACGAGTTCCTGCTGACCACCGGCTACCCGCTGCGGGAGCGCCCGGACGAGCTGCCCCGGCTGGTCGCCGACCTCGACGCGCGCGGCCTGGCCGGGCTCGGTGTCAAGCTCGGCCGCTACCTCGACGAGCTGCCGGCGGCCGTCCTCGAGGCCGCCGACGCCCGCGGCTTCCCGATCGTGCAGCTGCCCGACGTGGCGTTCGACGACGTGCTCAACGACGTGCTCGGCGCCATGCTCGACCGCCAGGCGCAGCAGCTCGCGCGCGCCGAGCGGGTCCACCGCGCCTTCCTGCAGGTGGTCCTGCGCGGCGAGGGCGTCGACGCGATCGCCGCCGACCTCGCCGAGCTGCTCGACATGCCGGCGGCGGTGGTCGGCCTCGACGGCACCGTGCTGGCCTCGGCCCGATGCGACGAACTCGACCCGCCCCCCCGCGAGCGGCTGGTCGTCGCCCAGGACGCCCGGCACGTGCGGATCGACGGCCGGGAGCAGCGGCCGTGCGTCGCCGTCCCGATCGTGGCCGGACCGCGCCAGCACGGTCACGTGGTCGCCGTACCCCGCGACGGCCGGCGCACCGACGACCTGCTGGCCCTCGAGTCGGCGGCCACCGTCGCGGCGCTCGCCCTCACCCAGCGCATGGAACTGCAGGCGGTCGAGAGCAAGTACCAGTCCGACCTCGTGCACGACCTGCTGCGGCGGGTCGACGACCCCGACGACGTGCTGCGGCGGGCGGCCGGGTTCGGTTGGGACCTCGACCGCCGCCTGATCGCCCTGGTCGTGCGTCTCGACGACCGCCCCGGCGTCGAGCGCCCGGCGGCGGTGCGCGGACGGCCACCACTGGCGAGCACGATCCGGGGCGCGGTGCTCGCCCGCGACCCGGCCGCGGCGGTCGTTCGCTTCAGCGCGGAGGTCGTCGTCCTCACCGCCGCGTTCGAGGCCCCGGCCGAAGCGACCGCCGAGGACGGGCGCGCCGAGGCCCGGGCGTTCGTCGCCGACCTCGTGGCCCGCGCCGGCAAGGCCGCCGGCGGAACGGTCTCGGCCGGCCTGTCACGTCCGGTCGAGGACGTGCGCGACGTCGCCCGCGCGTACGAGCAGGCGTCGCAGGCGGTGGCGCTCGGGCGCGAGATCGCCGGCCGGGGCGCGGTCACCCACTTCGACGACCTCGGCGCCTACCGGCTGCTGGCCCTGGTGGAGGACCGCGAGGAGCTGTACGCCTTCGCGACCGAGGTACTGGGCGAGCTGGCCACGGAGACCGAGGCGGCGCTCGACCTGCGCACCACGCTGCAGGCGCTGCTCGACACCGGCGGCAACGTCGCCGAGGCGGCCAGGCGACTGCACTTCCACTACAACACGCTGCGCTACCGGATCGAGAAGCTCGAGTCGTTGCTCGGGCCGTTCATGACCGACGCCCGGCGCCGCCTGGACGTGCAACTCGCCCTGCTGGTCCTGCGCCTGCGCGACCAGCGCTGA
- the ilvC gene encoding ketol-acid reductoisomerase — MATIFYDQDADLSLIQGRKVAILGYGSQGHAHALNLRDSGVDVRVGLRPGSSSRARAEEQGLRVLDTNDAAAEADVIVVLAPDTHQKGMWEGGLAEHLTGGKALVFGHGFNVHYGLISPPEDVDVFLVAPKSPGHIARRTYEQGQGVPGLVAVHQDASGDALELAKSYAAGLGLTRAGTLQTTFAEETETDLFGEQAVLCGGVSHLVQAGFETLVEAGYQPEAAYFECLHELKLIVDMMYEGGISWMRHSVSTTAEYGDYVSGPRVIGDESRAAMKQVLAEIQDGTFARQFVAEIEGGGETFATMRKAGRDHEIERVGRELRGMMPFIDTPTEELE, encoded by the coding sequence TTGGCCACGATCTTCTACGACCAGGACGCCGACCTCTCCCTGATCCAGGGGCGCAAGGTCGCCATCCTCGGTTACGGCAGTCAGGGACACGCCCACGCCCTCAACCTGCGGGACTCGGGCGTCGACGTCCGGGTGGGTCTGCGACCGGGCTCGTCCTCGCGCGCCCGCGCCGAGGAGCAGGGTCTGCGCGTGCTCGACACGAACGACGCCGCTGCCGAGGCCGACGTGATCGTGGTCCTCGCCCCCGACACCCACCAGAAGGGCATGTGGGAGGGCGGCCTCGCCGAACACCTCACCGGCGGCAAGGCGCTGGTCTTCGGCCACGGGTTCAACGTCCACTACGGACTGATCAGCCCGCCCGAGGACGTCGACGTGTTCCTCGTCGCCCCGAAGTCGCCCGGGCACATCGCGCGACGCACCTACGAGCAGGGCCAGGGGGTTCCCGGGCTGGTCGCCGTGCACCAGGACGCCTCCGGTGACGCCCTCGAGCTCGCCAAGTCCTACGCCGCCGGGCTCGGCCTGACGCGCGCCGGCACGCTGCAGACCACCTTCGCCGAGGAGACCGAGACCGACCTGTTCGGCGAGCAGGCCGTGCTGTGCGGCGGCGTCAGCCACCTCGTGCAGGCGGGCTTCGAGACCCTCGTCGAGGCCGGCTACCAGCCCGAGGCGGCCTACTTCGAGTGCCTGCACGAGCTCAAGCTGATCGTCGACATGATGTACGAGGGCGGCATCAGCTGGATGCGCCACTCGGTGTCCACCACCGCCGAGTACGGCGACTACGTCTCGGGACCGCGTGTGATCGGCGACGAGTCGAGGGCGGCGATGAAGCAGGTCCTCGCCGAGATCCAGGACGGCACGTTCGCACGCCAGTTCGTCGCGGAGATCGAGGGCGGCGGCGAGACCTTCGCCACGATGCGCAAGGCCGGCCGCGACCACGAGATCGAGCGGGTCGGGCGCGAGCTCCGCGGCATGATGCCGTTCATCGACACGCCCACCGAAGAGCTCGAGTAG